One genomic segment of Hymenobacter psoromatis includes these proteins:
- a CDS encoding CvpA family protein has protein sequence MTALDLLLLLPLAVGTVRGYRRGLVLEVVSLLAFVLGVVGGLSLLSAAVPIVRSYLGELFGLLPLVAFLLVLAAIMWGVYLLGSLVKKAVHLTPLGVLDNLLGAAAGGLKWLLGLSLLLYGTALAGVPLLAPRLTAGSVVLPWVQKATPLALHLVSYVLPFAKGLMTRLKAAM, from the coding sequence ATGACCGCGCTCGACCTCTTGCTGCTCCTACCCCTGGCCGTGGGCACGGTGCGGGGTTACCGGCGCGGGCTGGTACTAGAAGTGGTGTCGCTGCTGGCCTTCGTGCTGGGCGTGGTGGGCGGGCTGAGCTTGCTGAGCGCGGCCGTGCCAATAGTGCGCTCGTACTTGGGCGAGCTGTTTGGGCTGCTGCCGCTGGTGGCGTTTTTGCTGGTGCTGGCCGCTATCATGTGGGGCGTGTACCTGCTGGGCAGCTTGGTGAAGAAAGCCGTGCACCTTACCCCCCTCGGCGTGCTCGACAACCTGCTGGGCGCGGCGGCCGGCGGCCTCAAGTGGCTGCTGGGCCTGAGCCTGCTGCTCTACGGCACCGCGCTGGCTGGCGTGCCGCTGCTGGCGCCGCGCCTCACCGCCGGCTCTGTAGTGCTACCCTGGGTGCAGAAGGCTACCCCCCTGGCCCTGCACCTAGTCAGCTACGTGCTGCCTTTCGCCAAAGGATTAATGACCAGGCTGAAAGCGGCCATGTGA
- a CDS encoding GatB/YqeY domain-containing protein, which produces MPLKETIDAGIKQAMLAKDKVRLTALRSIKSQILLAETAEGASATGLSADQEQKLLIKAAKQRRDSAATYKEQFRSDLEETELAELAVIEEFLPQQLTEGELVEKLVGIIQRTGARGPSDLGKVMGVAARELSGKADGKRISDAVSLLLNNTDF; this is translated from the coding sequence ATGCCTCTCAAAGAAACCATCGACGCCGGCATCAAGCAAGCCATGCTGGCCAAAGACAAAGTGCGCCTAACCGCCCTGCGCAGCATCAAGTCGCAGATTTTGCTGGCCGAAACCGCCGAAGGAGCCAGCGCCACCGGCCTCAGCGCCGACCAAGAGCAGAAGCTGCTCATCAAGGCTGCCAAGCAGCGCCGCGATTCGGCCGCTACCTACAAGGAGCAGTTTCGCTCTGACCTCGAGGAAACTGAGCTGGCCGAACTGGCTGTCATCGAAGAGTTTTTGCCCCAGCAGCTTACCGAAGGCGAATTGGTCGAAAAGCTCGTCGGCATCATTCAGCGCACCGGGGCCAGAGGCCCGTCGGACCTGGGCAAGGTGATGGGGGTAGCCGCCCGCGAGTTGAGCGGTAAGGCCGATGGCAAGCGCATCTCCGATGCCGTAAGCCTGCTGCTCAATAATACTGATTTTTAG